The following coding sequences lie in one Anatilimnocola floriformis genomic window:
- a CDS encoding serine/threonine protein kinase, producing the protein MSSTTRSKFRSYALVSKLVSQEQYDAAVAVVRAGALMPTETTEVDEAALATQLIEMKVLTTYQAMQIRSGRTKLHLGPYVITDSIGHGGMGQVFKGIHRMMGRECAVKVLPLHKATPDAVNNFMREIRLQAQLDHPNLVRAYDAGVDGEVHYLVTEFVPGMDLRKLVRSQGPLTQQQAASVVLQAARGLAEAHARGLIHRDVKPGNILVTPEGIAKVSDLGLAGFMEEADTDPRAGKVVGTADYLSPEQINNPREITTVSDIYSLGCTLYYSVCGKVPYPGGTARDKARRHRDETPWHPRRFNPELHEEFVDVIADMMEKDHTRRIQTCEEVVARLEQFAGELVPIASPKSPPSPWTTQPMPVVEEDRLKGDGAQDTDASDHSVSSGPGQLSQVTGALASASQDTATMIKNFHKSSGIFSFPPFNLSQPQNALSLILLTLIIAVPISMAAGALVATMLLWPFR; encoded by the coding sequence ATGAGCAGTACCACGCGTTCGAAATTTCGATCTTACGCGCTGGTCAGCAAGCTGGTGTCGCAGGAACAGTACGACGCCGCGGTCGCTGTCGTGCGAGCTGGCGCGCTCATGCCTACGGAAACAACCGAGGTCGACGAAGCCGCGCTCGCCACGCAGCTAATCGAGATGAAGGTCCTGACCACCTATCAGGCCATGCAGATTCGTTCGGGCCGAACGAAACTGCACCTCGGGCCCTACGTCATCACCGATTCGATCGGCCATGGCGGCATGGGTCAGGTCTTCAAGGGTATTCACCGCATGATGGGGCGCGAGTGCGCGGTGAAGGTGCTGCCGCTGCACAAAGCCACGCCCGACGCCGTCAACAACTTCATGCGCGAGATTCGGCTGCAAGCGCAGCTCGATCATCCCAACTTGGTGCGAGCCTACGACGCCGGCGTCGACGGCGAGGTGCATTACCTCGTTACTGAGTTCGTCCCGGGCATGGACCTGCGGAAGCTCGTCCGCTCGCAAGGACCGCTCACTCAGCAGCAAGCGGCCAGCGTTGTGCTGCAAGCGGCCCGCGGCTTGGCCGAGGCGCATGCCCGCGGCTTGATTCATCGCGACGTGAAGCCGGGCAACATTCTGGTCACGCCCGAAGGTATCGCGAAGGTTTCCGACCTGGGCCTGGCCGGATTCATGGAAGAAGCCGACACCGATCCGCGGGCTGGCAAAGTCGTCGGCACGGCAGACTACCTGTCGCCGGAGCAAATCAACAACCCGCGCGAGATCACCACTGTCAGCGATATTTATTCGCTCGGTTGCACGCTCTATTACTCGGTCTGCGGCAAGGTGCCGTACCCAGGCGGTACGGCGCGCGACAAAGCACGCCGGCATCGCGACGAAACGCCCTGGCACCCGCGGCGGTTTAATCCCGAACTGCACGAAGAGTTTGTCGACGTCATCGCCGACATGATGGAGAAGGACCACACCCGCCGCATTCAAACGTGCGAAGAAGTGGTCGCCCGCCTCGAACAATTCGCCGGCGAGCTCGTCCCCATCGCCTCGCCGAAGTCGCCGCCGTCACCGTGGACCACACAACCGATGCCCGTCGTCGAAGAAGATCGCCTGAAGGGTGACGGCGCACAAGACACCGACGCCAGCGATCACAGCGTGAGCTCAGGCCCCGGCCAACTCTCGCAAGTCACCGGCGCGCTGGCCTCGGCCAGCCAAGACACGGCGACGATGATCAAGAACTTCCACAAAAGCAGCGGCATCTTCAGCTTCCCACCGTTCAACCTCAGCCAGCCGCAAAACGCCCTCTCGCTGATCCTGCTCACGCTGATCATCGCGGTGCCGATCTCGATGGCAGCCGGTGCGCTCGTGGCCACGATGTTGCTCTGGCCGTTTCGGTAA
- a CDS encoding SMI1/KNR4 family protein — protein sequence MSHFDEKAWSAILAHEDTQLEKPATAKAIASFEAKHDFALPDAHREFLLKGNGGVVGYIRLYGVGRKDHLDLGSHLAEMRPYIEGMADGPVLPFASDWGGSCFCYDLRKPAKPKGYPVLYWNHEYSEEPDDRPMLWSKSTADFVSFIKKVIKPIN from the coding sequence ATGTCTCATTTCGATGAGAAGGCCTGGTCAGCGATTTTGGCACATGAAGACACGCAACTCGAAAAGCCGGCAACTGCCAAAGCAATCGCCTCCTTCGAGGCCAAGCATGATTTCGCGTTGCCTGACGCGCATCGCGAATTCCTGCTGAAAGGTAACGGTGGGGTTGTCGGTTATATCCGGCTGTATGGCGTCGGCCGAAAGGATCATCTTGACCTGGGCAGTCATTTGGCTGAGATGCGGCCCTACATCGAAGGCATGGCCGATGGCCCCGTGCTTCCGTTTGCCAGCGATTGGGGCGGAAGCTGCTTTTGTTATGACCTCCGGAAGCCCGCAAAGCCCAAAGGTTATCCCGTGCTCTATTGGAACCACGAATATTCCGAAGAGCCGGACGACCGCCCTATGCTATGGTCAAAGTCCACCGCAGACTTTGTCAGCTTCATCAAGAAGGTGATCAAACCGATCAACTGA
- a CDS encoding M90 family metallopeptidase, translated as MPFSWPFGRNARRRQLLATPLPELWEPTLHEHVPLYAELPADLRARLIDKARIMVAERIWAGSSGLELTEEMKIVVAAQAVVLLAGDDGYLYERLPAIQLYPKFIRSRPNRHKGDSDTFTVAVGDAWQHGNIRLSWPAVLESAADPHDGENVVFHEMAHHLDGLDGQMGGQPPLATESLRQRWPIVKEECRQLVLDLVHGRRTWLDPYAGESAEEFFAVVTEAFFEVPHELNEHHPELFSVFAELYRVDPREFDRR; from the coding sequence ATGCCCTTCTCCTGGCCTTTCGGTCGCAATGCCCGCCGCAGACAGTTGCTTGCTACGCCGCTGCCGGAGTTGTGGGAACCGACCCTGCATGAACACGTCCCGCTGTATGCCGAGTTGCCGGCGGATTTGCGGGCGCGGCTGATCGATAAAGCTCGGATTATGGTTGCCGAGCGGATCTGGGCTGGCAGCAGCGGTTTGGAGCTGACCGAGGAAATGAAAATCGTTGTTGCCGCCCAAGCCGTGGTGCTGCTCGCCGGCGACGACGGTTATTTGTACGAACGACTCCCCGCCATTCAGCTCTATCCCAAGTTCATCCGCTCCCGCCCGAATCGCCACAAGGGAGACTCCGATACCTTCACGGTGGCCGTCGGCGATGCGTGGCAGCACGGCAACATTCGCCTCTCGTGGCCGGCTGTTTTAGAGAGTGCCGCCGATCCGCACGATGGTGAGAATGTGGTCTTTCACGAGATGGCCCATCACCTGGATGGTCTCGATGGCCAGATGGGAGGTCAACCGCCACTCGCCACCGAATCGCTGCGGCAGCGCTGGCCGATTGTCAAAGAGGAATGCCGCCAGCTGGTGCTGGATTTGGTTCACGGCCGCCGAACGTGGCTTGATCCGTATGCAGGAGAATCTGCGGAAGAATTTTTCGCCGTGGTGACCGAAGCGTTTTTCGAAGTCCCACACGAGCTCAACGAACACCATCCAGAATTGTTTTCGGTGTTCGCTGAGTTATATCGCGTTGATCCGCGAGAGTTCGACCGGCGATGA